From Estrella lausannensis, one genomic window encodes:
- the lpdA gene encoding dihydrolipoyl dehydrogenase: MASTYDVCVIGAGPGGYVAALRAAQNGLKTALVEKDEELGGTCLRVGCIPSKTLLASTHLYHTINHHLKDHAIQVKEPSLDFTALMKKKEEVVKGLTSSVRSLLKKNGVDIFTALASFSSKDTITLSGKDSLKAGHFIIATGSKPITLPFLPLDEDIVLSSTGLLALKRPPKSLLVVGAGVIGVELASVMARLGTSVTLIEMLDRPVPTFDRDISTHLLTSLKKQGLIFHLSSAVQDARISKEKVDLTVKLPEETKLFSAEKVLVAIGRKPCTDSLNLKAAGVEVNSRGQVAVSSSFRTTNPFVSAIGDVIDGPMLAHKASDEGIAVADLISGTPRPVHYLAIPNIVYTNPEAAAVGLTEDEVKELKIPYTKGVSYLRGNPRARSSSETEGLVKVLSHKETKQLLGVHILAERASEMIGEAALAIEKKESTDTIAYLSHGHPTLSEAVKEAALTAIGRTLHG, from the coding sequence ATGGCCTCAACCTATGATGTGTGTGTGATCGGCGCCGGACCCGGAGGCTACGTAGCCGCCTTGAGAGCTGCCCAAAATGGACTTAAGACCGCCCTCGTCGAAAAAGACGAGGAGCTCGGCGGCACCTGCCTCCGCGTCGGTTGCATCCCTTCCAAAACGCTCCTTGCCTCGACGCACCTCTATCACACCATCAATCACCACCTCAAAGATCACGCCATTCAGGTAAAAGAGCCTTCTCTCGATTTTACTGCCCTCATGAAGAAGAAAGAAGAGGTCGTCAAAGGCCTTACCTCTTCCGTCCGCTCCCTTCTGAAAAAAAATGGAGTCGATATATTCACCGCTCTAGCCTCCTTCTCGTCCAAAGATACCATCACTCTCTCCGGCAAAGACTCGCTTAAGGCCGGGCACTTCATCATCGCCACAGGCTCTAAGCCGATCACGTTGCCGTTTCTTCCCCTGGACGAGGACATTGTCCTCTCATCGACCGGTCTTTTAGCCCTAAAGCGCCCGCCCAAATCGCTCCTCGTCGTCGGCGCCGGCGTCATCGGCGTAGAGCTCGCCTCCGTCATGGCCCGGCTCGGCACCAGCGTCACCCTAATCGAAATGCTGGATCGCCCCGTACCCACGTTCGATCGCGACATCTCCACACACCTCTTGACCTCTCTTAAAAAGCAGGGCCTCATCTTCCACCTCTCCTCCGCCGTCCAAGACGCCCGGATATCCAAGGAAAAGGTCGACCTTACGGTAAAACTCCCTGAAGAAACCAAGCTTTTCTCGGCAGAGAAAGTTTTGGTGGCCATCGGCAGAAAGCCCTGCACCGATTCGCTCAACCTTAAAGCGGCTGGTGTCGAAGTCAACTCACGAGGCCAGGTGGCGGTCAGCTCTTCTTTCCGCACGACAAACCCCTTTGTGTCGGCCATCGGTGATGTTATCGACGGTCCTATGCTCGCTCACAAAGCTTCCGATGAGGGCATCGCCGTTGCCGACCTCATTAGTGGCACGCCCCGGCCGGTCCACTACCTTGCCATCCCCAACATCGTCTACACAAATCCAGAAGCTGCCGCCGTCGGCCTTACAGAAGACGAAGTGAAAGAGCTCAAAATACCCTACACCAAAGGCGTCTCCTATCTCCGCGGCAACCCTCGCGCAAGAAGCTCCTCCGAGACCGAAGGATTGGTCAAAGTTCTCTCCCACAAAGAGACAAAACAGCTCCTCGGTGTCCACATACTCGCTGAACGAGCCTCGGAAATGATCGGCGAAGCAGCCCTCGCCATCGAGAAAAAGGAATCGACGGATACAATAGCTTATCTCTCTCACGGCCATCCTACCCTCTCGGAAGCGGTAAAAGAAGCTGCCCTCACCGCCATCGGCAGGACATTGCACGGGTAG